One genomic region from Kamptonema formosum PCC 6407 encodes:
- a CDS encoding Rid family detoxifying hydrolase: MGVTMDADELLERFADGQRDFEKQNLSGVDLKGADLSEINLTNTDLSGADLSEVNLAQANLCGVNFSRASLTNADLSKAKCDSANLSLADFSNTDLNGANLSNSNFSNANLDKAKLSGTNLKSANLSRASFLDADLSRANLSNANLTGANLAGADLTATNLTGVKLQDAKLQRAKLRAVNLHKFDLSGINMSDVDLSIADLGEANLKKTCLRGANLERTNLQGANLMRANLSGANLKRADLTDAKTYGLSIKDADLTGAIMPDGEIYNPETSNQKSENSITMTRKIICTENAPKPVGPYNQAIAASGTMIFVAGQIAIDIRINQVVYTEDINKQTEQVMANIEAILTEAGATWLDVVKTTIYLKDMNDFAAVNAIYGKYFDSTTAPARACVEVSRLPKDVLVEIDCIAVI, encoded by the coding sequence ATGGGGGTAACTATGGACGCTGATGAACTGCTAGAAAGATTTGCAGATGGACAGCGGGATTTTGAGAAACAAAATCTCAGTGGGGTAGACCTTAAAGGTGCAGACCTGAGTGAAATAAACCTAACAAACACAGATTTGAGTGGAGCCGACTTGAGTGAGGTAAACCTAGCTCAGGCTAACCTTTGTGGGGTCAATTTCAGTAGGGCATCCCTAACAAATGCAGATTTAAGTAAGGCAAAGTGTGATTCAGCAAATCTAAGCTTGGCAGACTTCAGTAATACAGATTTAAATGGGGCAAACCTAAGTAATTCTAATTTCAGTAATGCCAACTTGGACAAAGCAAAGCTGAGCGGTACAAACCTCAAATCTGCCAACCTAAGTCGAGCCTCTTTCCTTGATGCAGACTTAAGTAGAGCAAACTTGAGTAATGCAAATCTGACTGGGGCTAATTTGGCTGGAGCAGATTTAACTGCGACCAACTTAACTGGCGTAAAACTCCAAGATGCAAAACTGCAACGAGCAAAACTCCGGGCAGTCAATTTGCATAAATTTGACTTGTCAGGTATTAATATGTCTGATGTCGATTTGAGTATAGCAGACTTGGGAGAAGCTAACCTCAAAAAAACTTGTCTGCGAGGGGCAAATTTAGAAAGAACCAATCTGCAAGGGGCAAATTTAATGAGGGCAAATTTAAGTGGAGCTAATTTGAAAAGAGCAGATTTGACTGACGCAAAAACTTATGGACTGAGCATCAAGGATGCCGATCTCACAGGTGCAATAATGCCCGATGGAGAAATTTATAACCCAGAAACCTCTAACCAAAAATCAGAAAATTCAATAACTATGACACGCAAAATTATCTGTACCGAAAACGCACCCAAACCAGTAGGCCCATACAATCAAGCGATCGCAGCCAGCGGTACAATGATCTTCGTAGCCGGTCAAATTGCGATCGACATCCGCATTAACCAAGTCGTCTACACCGAAGACATAAACAAACAAACAGAACAAGTCATGGCAAATATCGAAGCCATCCTCACAGAAGCCGGTGCTACTTGGTTAGATGTCGTCAAAACCACCATTTATCTCAAAGACATGAACGATTTTGCTGCTGTTAATGCCATCTATGGCAAATATTTTGATAGCACAACAGCACCCGCACGGGCCTGCGTCGAAGTTTCTCGCTTACCAAAAGATGTCTTAGTCGAGATAGATTGTATTGCCGTAATTTAA
- the smpB gene encoding SsrA-binding protein SmpB: MSEKSEKKSEGYKIISDNRQARFLYEILETYQVGIELKGTEVKSIREGKVNLRDGYALVRNGEVWLINAHISPWGKASDYFNHDPRRTRKLLMHKQEIRKLLGKVEQQGLTLVPLKMYFKSGWVKLDIALGKGKKLHDKRDSIKERDDKRSIERAMKQF; this comes from the coding sequence ATGAGTGAAAAGAGTGAAAAGAAGAGCGAAGGCTACAAAATAATCAGCGACAACCGCCAAGCCCGCTTTCTCTATGAAATATTAGAGACTTACCAGGTTGGAATTGAGCTGAAGGGCACCGAAGTCAAATCGATTCGGGAAGGCAAAGTCAATTTGCGTGACGGCTATGCCTTAGTTCGCAATGGCGAAGTCTGGTTGATTAATGCCCACATTTCGCCTTGGGGAAAGGCCAGCGATTATTTTAACCACGATCCCCGCCGCACCCGCAAACTGTTGATGCACAAACAGGAAATCCGCAAGTTGCTAGGTAAGGTGGAGCAACAGGGCTTGACTTTGGTACCGTTGAAGATGTATTTCAAGAGCGGCTGGGTGAAACTTGATATTGCTTTGGGGAAAGGGAAGAAGCTACACGATAAGCGGGATAGTATTAAGGAACGGGATGATAAGCGAAGTATTGAACGGGCTATGAAGCAGTTTTAA
- a CDS encoding Tab2/Atab2 family RNA-binding protein — translation MATIWELDYYSRPIVDEQQKKLWEVLICESPLNVGDKSESLFRYSQFCPSSTVNSLWLAAAIKEAIASSPSPPEKIRFFRRQMTNMIVKACEELHIPAAPSRRTYALQQWLRERMEDVYPTHPGFQSGLTPSVQYSSEIPQALPEALLGEKWSFVTLPVEAFEEMSEWEIEFGEAFGLEAFGLKPQTPIPGLIIFSSRATALAAWMSGLELAFVTFDGGPPARLVLETGASDRWILANLRDLSIVAEVKGFESAKVAANQVHFLAIQSHPESESFAGFWLLQEFNL, via the coding sequence ATGGCAACTATCTGGGAACTCGATTATTACAGCCGTCCGATTGTGGACGAGCAACAGAAAAAACTCTGGGAAGTCTTGATTTGCGAGAGTCCCCTAAATGTAGGCGACAAGTCAGAGTCATTGTTTCGCTACTCGCAGTTTTGTCCAAGTTCTACCGTGAACTCCTTATGGCTGGCGGCGGCTATCAAAGAAGCGATCGCATCCTCCCCTTCCCCTCCTGAAAAAATCCGCTTTTTTCGCCGCCAGATGACCAACATGATTGTCAAAGCTTGCGAAGAGTTGCACATTCCCGCCGCCCCCAGCCGCCGTACCTACGCCCTACAACAGTGGTTGCGAGAACGGATGGAGGATGTCTATCCCACTCACCCTGGCTTTCAATCTGGCTTAACTCCTTCTGTGCAATATAGTTCTGAGATCCCGCAAGCTCTACCAGAGGCTCTCCTTGGCGAGAAATGGAGTTTTGTGACTCTACCAGTTGAGGCTTTTGAGGAAATGTCCGAGTGGGAGATTGAGTTTGGGGAAGCTTTTGGGCTAGAGGCCTTTGGGCTCAAGCCTCAGACACCAATTCCGGGACTGATTATTTTCTCGTCAAGGGCCACAGCATTAGCCGCGTGGATGTCGGGTTTGGAATTAGCTTTTGTGACCTTTGATGGCGGCCCTCCTGCAAGGTTAGTGTTAGAAACAGGAGCTAGCGATCGCTGGATTTTAGCTAATCTCAGAGATTTAAGTATTGTCGCCGAAGTCAAAGGCTTTGAATCAGCCAAGGTTGCAGCCAATCAAGTACATTTTTTAGCTATCCAGTCGCATCCTGAATCTGAGTCTTTCGCTGGATTTTGGCTACTACAAGAATTTAATCTTTAG